CCTGGTTCTGGATCGCGACACAGAACCTCGAGGACTTCCCCGACGCCAGCCGCCGGATGCTCAACATGATGGAATGGTGGCTGTGCCTCGTCATGCCCAAGGAGGAGGTCGAGCAGATCGCGCGGTTCAAGGATCTGACAGAAGAGCAGCGCAGCCTCCTGCTGTCGGCCCGCAAGGAGCCGGGCAAGTACGTCGAGGGCGTCGTGCTGGCGGACAACCTGGAGGCCCTGTTCCGCAACGTGCCACCCCCCCTGTCGCTGGCGCTCGCCATGACCGAGAAGCACGAGAAGGCCGAGCGGGCCGCGATCATGCGCGAGCGCGGCTGCACCGAGCTCGAGGCGGTCCACATCGTGGCGGAGCGGATCGCGGCGCAACGCGGTGGCTGAGATCCGTGCCGTGGCCCAGAAACCAGACGCCGTGCCGCAGGGGTTTTCCCTTCCACGGTTCCCTGTCGATGGGGACGATGGCGCCACCGTTTCACGACCAATGACAATGACATGTTGATCCCCTCTCCCATGCGGGTTGGACTGAAGCTCCTCGGGCTATTGGTCCTCGGGCTTAGGGTCCTCGGGCTTATGGTCCTCGGCACTCCGGTCTGGGCGGGCGAGGTGCTGAGCATCGAGGCCTTCACCACGAGCGAGCGGGCGATCAGCGGTGCGGATCAGGGGCGCCTTCGATCAGCCACCGTCACGATCTACACCGTCGATGGCCTCGGGCGATTCGAATCGGGGTTATCCGCAGATCTCCCAGCGGATCCGGAGGCCGCGAAGGCGGAGGCGCTCCGGCGCATCCAGCAGCTCGATGACACCCGGATGGCGCCGGCCAGAAGTGCCGCCATGGGCCTGGCCAGGGCCGTGCAGTATGGCGTCGATTGTTATCCCGCCGTCGTCTTTGATGGTAGCGCCGTGATCTATGGCGTGACGGATCTCGAAGATGCGCTCGAGCGCTACGCATTCTGGCGTGAGGGCCAGGCGCGATGAGGCGTTACCGCATCACACCGCTCCTCCTGGTCCTGCTGCTGCAGGTGCCGCTGATGACTCATGCGGCGACAATCACCACTCCTGGAATCGTCGCCCAGACCACGGCCGGGGCGCTGACCTGCATGCGCTGGATGCCGGTGGGCCTGTGCTTCTGGCTGCGCTGCGGCTGGCGGGGCTGCCGCGTGCGCACTTCGCTCAAGGTCGGGCACTACAACCCGGATCTGGTGGTCAGCGCCTATAACGAATTGGGTGGCAACCCCTGGGCGGAGATCCGCGCGTCGCTGGGGCTTGCCCAGAAAGCCGCGGCCACCGGGCTCCTGGGATCATTGCTGCCGGTCCCCATCGACAGTGCGGGCAATCGCACGGAGGGGCGTTCCGAGCCGCGAGGCCACAAGAACATGGTGTTTCGGGAGACCGATGCCATCGGCCATCCCATGGGGTCCCTGGCCGGTGTGGCGGCTGGCGTGGGTCTGCTGTGTCAGTCGCAGACCACACCCTTCTTCCCGTACTTCCAATCGGCCCTCGATATCTTGTCCTGGCGGCAGGAGGTGCCGGAGATCTTCTATCCGGCGAGCTGGATCCCCGGCCTGCGCGAAATCGGCAGCTGGCCCCTGCAGACGTGGGGCAACGTTCATCCGCGCACCGGCTGGACGACCCAGGCGGAGGAGCCCAAAGCCGCGGCCATCAATGCCCAAAGGGCCGGCGACATCGTCACCCGGGCCGCCCAGCCCCATGTCTACGTGCCACTCTCCGGCAGTTCCTACATGCATAACGATGTCACCCGGATCCTCGACCGCTGGGTCGATGACGGATTCGGGAACCTGCTTAACAGGTGGTTCGCATTCTTCTCAGGCCAGAAGGTCTGGCCGCCCGGTCCGCTGATGGAGAAGAACCATCGCACGGGAACCTGGCAGATGCTCGTCCCGAGGCCTGAGTCGAGCTGCAGGGTGTTCGGCACCAATGATCTCAACAGTATCGGCGGTTGGGGCGGTGGGCGGGTGGACGCCGCCGGCGACTACGCCTGGAACCTCTGGCGCCCCTATAAATGCTGCCGCCGCCGGGGTCAGTGGTTCCTGTTCGATATCGACTGGTTCGCTTATCCGCCATGATCGCTCACCCAGCACAGCACTGCGAGATCACAACCGGCCGTGGACGACATCGCCCCCTGGCCGCCGGGCTGCTCACCTTCTTGCTGGCAAGTCCCTCGGTGCATGCCGCGCAAGGGCCCACGGAAGACGGCCTTTGGTACTACGAGATCGGCGGGGCAGAGCCGGTGTCCGCCCCGGCGAATCCCTCGGTGGTCTCGGTCACCCTGGGCGGCTCGGCACAACTCGGGCTCGGCTACAGCTGCGGCAAGTTCGATCCGGTGCGCGCGGTGACCCATTCCCTGAACGAGATCAAGTCCGGGGCGGACGACATGATGAGCGCCATGACGGCGGCCGCGTCTTCGGCTATTGCAGCGCTGCCGGCGCTGATCCTGCAGCGCGCCAATCCCGGGCTCTACGATCTGTTCCAGAACGCGCTGCTGAAGGCCGAAGAGACCATGAAGCTCGCTACCAAATCTTGCGAGCAGATGGAGGCCGAAATCGCCCAGGGCAAGAACCCCTACGCGGATCTCATCACGCTCTCCAAGGGCAATGACTGGAAGGTGCAGATGGGGATCGGCGGCAACGACGCTGTCACCGCGAAAGACTCGGTGGAGGCGTCCAACGGCGATAACGGTGTGCCGTGGATCGGTGGCCAGGCCGGTGGAGCGGGGCAGCCGACCCTGCGCTTCACCGGAGACATCGTCCAGGCGGGCTACAACATCAACATGAACCGGCCGATTACCTCGACGGCCGCGGTGCCGGCCGCTTCCGCCACGCGGCTCTCCGAGATCTGGCCGACGCCGGCGGCGGCGCGGATCTGGGTGGTCGATGTGGTGGGCGAGAACATCGTCACCACCTGCGACACCTGCCGCAAGGACAGCATTCCAGGCACCGGCCTGCTGCCCAAGCTCCACAGCGAGGCGGCCGGCGTGACCGTCGAGTTGCAAAACCTGGTCAGCGGTGCAGCCCCGCCCACCCTCGCCAACCTCGAACGGATCACGGCCCCGGGCGTTGCCGTGACGCGTCAGGTCATCGAGGCCATCCGCGAGATGCCGGCCACCGAGCAGGGGCTTATCATCGGCCGGCTGGTCGCCGAGGTAAGCCAAGCGCGCACCGTGGAGAAGGCCCTGTACGCCCGGCGGCTACTGCTGTCGGGCCGCCAGGTGCCGGAGGTGTACGCCACCGAGGTCGCACGCCAGCATGCCGATACGGCGATTACCGAACTCGACAAGGAGATCGAGAGCCTCCTGTTCGAAACGCGGGTGCGCCGCGAGGTGGTCTCCGACACCCTGATCGTGCTGTTGCAACGGGCGGCCGCGCGTCGCCAGGCCTCTCTCGATGTCCCCCAGACTCATCCCACCGATCCGAGGCCGCTGATCCATGGCCGCGTGCAGTAGATCCCTGCCGATCTGCCGGCGCTGGTTCTTCACGCTGTCGCTGGTCGCGCTCGCCGGCGTGATCGCCGTCGGCCTGCTGTTGTGGCAGGCGGTGGGGCTCGGTTCGCTGGCGGTCGTGTCGGAGCGGGTAGGGCAGGTGAAACCGTACCTCGGCTGGCTGCGCCTCGCGCTGATCACCCTGCTTGCCCTCGCCTGGCCGCGGTTGCCCGCACTGTGGTGGGGCAGCCGCGATGGGGCCGAAAGCCAACGGTCACGCTGGATGGCACTGCGCTGGCGCGTCGTCGGCTGGCTGTTCGTCATCGAGCTCGTCCTCGGACAGAATCTGATGGGGCGCTTTCTCGGCACGATCCCGGGCTCCTTCCCATGAGTGTCGACAGCTACCTCGAGCTCTTCACGACCCTGTTCGGCTGGGCCTTCTACGGCGTGCTGTGGGACGTGCTGGTCGGCACCGGGATTGTCTACCTGCCATTCCTCGGGATCCTCATCGATAACTGGCGCGATCCCGCCGAGGGTGGGCAATTCGGTACGGCCACCGGACTCTCACTGCGGCGCATGGAGATCGAGCTCTTCCTGGCGCTGCTCGTCGTGGTGCTGGCCGGACAGCCGGCGGCGCTCACCCCCTTGAATGCGGGCACCCTGAGCTACGAGCCGCAGCCCACGCTCACCGATCCCACGCCGGCGACCGCCACGGTGGCGGCGCCGCAGAGCACCTATGGCGCGACCGGATTCAACGGATCGCCAGTGACCGTGAACATCCCGGTCTGGTGGTATGCCGTGCTGGCCATGAGTTCGGGCTTCAATCACGCCGTCGTCGAAGGCCTGCCCGCGGCGAGCGACCTGCGCACCTACGAGCAACAGGCACGGCTCGCCACCATCGCGGACCCGCGCCTGCGCCAGGAGACCAGCGATTTCTTCAGTGAGTGCTACGTGCCGGCCCGCTCCAAGTATCAGGCCCAGCGGCCCGCGACGGCCGCAGTCGCCGGGATACTGACGACCTACGGCGAGGACGATCCGGACTGGATGGGCTCGCACGTCTATCGCGACACCGCCGGCTACTACGACACCCTGCGCCCGACGAAACAGATCCCAGGGTGGACCTACAACCCGGCCCGCGACACCGAGTACGACCCCGCAACGCCGCCCACCTGGGGCAAGCCGACCTGCAAGGAGTGGTGGGAGGACGGCGCCCAGGGCCTGCGCGAAAAACTGATCGTCGAGGCCGATGCGACCTCGGCGGGGTTCTCCGGTCTGGTCGTCGCCGTCGCCCCCATCCTGGCCAGCGAACAGCAGGAAGATGCTGTCGTCCGGACGGTGCTCAACAACGCGCCCCCGTCCTGGTCGAGCAACGAACTCGTCGCCGGCAACACGGCCAGCACCGGATGGCTCGCCACGGCCGAGAATATCGTCAAAGGTGGACTCACCACTGGCGGCGTGATCACCGCCTCGGCGCTCTTCTCGGTGACCATGACCGCCGTGCTGCAGGCGCTACCCATGGTCCAGGCGCTGATGCTACTCGGTGTCTACGCCTTGCTTCCCATGATCGTCGTCCTCTCCCGCTATTCGCTCTCCATGATGGCGGTCGGGGCGATGGCCATCTTCACGATTAAATTCTGGAGCGTGCTCTGGTACCTGGCCATGTGGGTGGACCAGAATCTGATCCAGTCCATGTATCCGGACGTGGACGTGTTCCTGCAGATCTTCGCCAACCCAGGCGAGCACGACGCCAAGCGCATGCTGCTCAATATGATCACGACCAGCCTCTATCTGGGGCTGCCGTTGCTCTGGAGCGGGATGATGGCGTGGGTGGGGGTGAAGGTCGGGCGATCGATAACGAGCGCCTCAGCACCCCTCACACAAACTGGCGAGGATGCCGGACGGCGGGGCGGCGCTATGGCAAAAGCGACAGTCGGCAAAGGAATGCGTCGCTAGAAGCCGCCAAACCTAATCTTCATCATACCAACCGTACGGGTCCACACCCGCATCCAGGCGTCCAGTCCTGTGATTGTATTCACCCATCAGGTCCGAGTCGTGCAGCCGGCTTTTATGGTCGGTTTCCAACTCGGCCGAGGTAAGAATTTCCCGGAAAATGCCGAACAGGGCTGACACTAACCCGACAGCAGCGCTACCGATGCCGACCGCCAGTTTTCCCACTGCAGCAATCTTGTACCTGTTCATCCCTTAAAGGATAGGCGATCGTTCCCGACGAGACACCCCCCTTGGGCCCGCTCACGCAAGGATTGTTGTCCGATCTGGTGGCTGATTTCCACCGCCGAAGGAGGGCAGGATAGGGCAAGCTCAAAGTCGCAGGATGCACCTATACAAGCCTACGTATGGGACTCCACCGCCCTCCGGAGCGCTTGGAAGCTGGCGGATAGTGGTAGGATCCCGTCATGTGCACTCGCTACATCACGCCGGACCAGCGAGCGATAGAGGGCTACGTCTCTCACGTACCCCCTTGGTGGCAACAGGCCTACGACGTCCGAATCACCAGTCTGGTACCGGTGGTGCGGGCCGCTGCGGACGGTGAGCGGGCCCTGGAGCAGATGTACTGGACGCTCCTCCCCCCCAAGTCCGACAAGAAGGCCTGGCGCATGCCGACGTGGAACCTGAGGGGAGAGCGTCTCGAGGAGAGCCGGATGTACGCCTCACCCTTCAAATCGAGGCGCTGCCTGCTGCCGGCAGCCGGATTCTACGAGTGGCCTGAGGTCAACGGCGAGAAGCAACGTCACTGCATCAGGCCGGCGGACGGCAGCATGTTCCTCTTCGCTGGGCTCTGGAACTCCTGGTCGTCGAAGGACGGGACTGATGAAGGGGCCACGGTGGGCATCGTCACGACGGAGGCCAACGACTTCATGAGGCCGTTCCACAACACAGGCAAGAACCCTTACCGCATGCCGGTCATCCTCGACTTGAAGCTGGGGGACACCTGGATGTTTGGCGAGGTAGATGAGGCCCGTGAGCTCGTCAGGCCGTGCCCGAATGAGTGGCTGCAGGCCTACCCCGTCTCCCGTAACCTGGGCAACGTGCCAGCACAGATGGAACCAGTTGGAGAGGTGATTGGCCCGGGGAAGAGTTCCTAGAAACTACGTTCCTAAACGCGATCGCTTCTTCTAGGAGCGCATCATGCTTCACCGAGCGTCATGAGCTAATATCCGAGCATCAGGGGGGACCCTAGCAATGTCGAAATGTAACGTTACGTTACAGTCATCGCTGCCTATCACAGTATTCCTGCCAGCCGTCTAATAGGGCGCTAAGTTGAAGGAAGTAGAGGTGCAGGACGAAGTTATCCGACGCTGCCCTCACTGCGGCAATACTGCCCCTCAGAGACTCGCGCTTGAGCACGAGTTCGAGAATCGAGAACTGTACGAAGAAGATGGCAGTCAGTCTGACTTCTCGCTATCGAGCCGTTACGAAGCCCGGATCTGTCGGACGTGCAACGAACTAGTCCTTTATCATGAAGACGACATATCCAGGCTTCACGTTGTCTATCCTGCTGGGCGCACGCTCCATCGAGCTATTCCCGCTGAGATTCAGGGGTGTTACGAGGAGGCAGGACGAGTCCGCCGCGCATCTCCGTCGTCCTATGCAGTCCTGTTGAGGAGAGGCCTGGAGATGGTTTGTGACGACCGCGGGATAAAGCCTGGGACCCTACATGCTCGGTTGGTGGAACTGACGTCTCGCGGAGAACTACCGGCCGTGCTTTCCGACATGACCAATATCATCCGCGATCTGGGGAACGCCGGGGCTCACACTGCACGTCTGAAAGTCACGGTACCTATGACCTGGGCGATGGATGAGCTTTTTCGCGCGGTAGTTGAGTACGTTTACGTTGCACCTTACAGTGTAGAAGCAGTCAAAAAGTCTTTAGAACGTTATTAAAGCAGTGCAAGTTCAACCTAACCAGCCCGTCGAATTCGCGCGCTCCGCGCGCCGGACCGCTCAAGGGCGGCTTTGGGTTGCAGGATTAGGGCCTCGCATCATCTACATGCTTAGATACGACCATGCTTGTACACCGCTCTAAGGAAAAGCTCCGGAATGCCATCATCTACTTTGTCCAGAACACAAAGTACTGTGGCAAAACGAAGCTCTTCAAATTGCTCTATTTTCTAGATTTCGAGCATTTCTCTCAAACCGGACGAAGTGTCACGGGACTAGAGTATTTCGCGTGGCCGAAAGGCCCCGTACCGGTGGAAATATTCGACGAAGTCGAATCGCCTGGTCCGATACTTGAAGGCGTCGTCGAGGTTACGAAGAGGACCGCATATAATGGCAACGTCATTAACGATATCGCGCCCCTGCAAGGGTTCTCGGGCGAGCATTTCTCTAAAAGAGAGATGAAGCTGCTAGTTGGTCTTAGTAAGGAGTACGCTAATTCCTACGCGGACGATATGGTTGAGGCGACCCATTTAGAAAACCTCCCGTGGCATCAAATCTACGAAGTCGAAGGTCAGAAACAGCACCTGATTCCTTATGAGCTTGCTCTAAAGAAATCCGAGTACGACCAGGCGCTCAAGAACATCATCGACGATAAGGAGTTCAAGGAGAACTATAGTTGACTCCTTGTACTTTCCTATTTGACACAAATTTCAAATTCCACGACGGAGAAAGAGGCCAAAAAATATTCGTCGTGCTGAATAATGGCGGTTCAGGCCAATATGTGGCCGCGAAGAGCACGTCGCGGGGTGATCGATATGGAATTCGCTACGGCTGCCAAATTTTGGATCGATTCCCCAACTTTAATTTTGTCAAGGGGAGCTGTTTTCTTAATAAGAACACGTGGATACAGCTCGATGCGTTCTACGAGTTCAACGTGGCCGACCTACGTCAAAAAGTTATGTCGGGGCAGATTAATCGAATCGGCGTGCTTGATACGGCTCAGGCATTGGAATTGCTAATATGTACCAGCCATTCAGAAGATCTGAGCCAACTACAAGAATCTCTCGTCCTGCAAACTATTAAAGACATCAAGAAAGCCAATGCAAACGGAACTGCGAGCTAACGCGACGTTTGGCTCGCTTCTCCCAGAAGCGAAATATTTCAGCAATTCATGAAATGCTGAAGGATTAGCGTTCCCAGATGGGCTCGCTTATTCTATAAGCGAAACTGCTTCTCCGAATATTATAGGCTAAGATCCCAGCATCAGGAGGGACCCTAGTCATGTCTAAATGCAATGTTTCGTTACAATTTTCGCCGCATATCGCAACAGCGCCATAACACTTGCAAGAGGTCATTAGACCCATGCTCTTTTCCATCGACTCAAACTCGGAGATTACTTCAATTCCCCACCACCGAGATTATGAACGGTGGCGAAGTCGACTTACGGTCGAGCAATATGCGGCGAGTATCGAAGAGCTGAATCGCCGGATAGAGGGAGCGGAGATCAAGACATCGAGTTGGATTCCGGGTGCTGACTGGACCGAAACTGTGTTTCAGCCCATCTACGACGTTGCTTGTATCGAGGATCAGGACGCAGCCGCTTGCTTCTTTGGTCTTATTGTATGGGATACGTTCATGCAACACTCGGAATGGTGGAGTTTCGGACGCTATGAAAAGAATGGCTTTCCCATAGAAGGTCTCACCTACAATTCCGGATTCAGCCACCACAATTAAAGTAGACGTTAACTATAATCGCTACATAGGTTAGTTCTTAAGCCCCAAGATATACATGTTCCAGTGCCAGCTTGAGGCGCCCTGTCTTGCGGTCGCGGTCCGGATGGGCTCGTTGGGCATTGCCCGCCAAGTAACGCAACGCGTGTTCAATGTGATGCTTCAGGCGGCCGGGCTCATACAGCAAAGCCGCCAGGATGTTTCTGAGGACATGATGGATGCACTTGGCCACCCGCAGGGTGGAGACGGCCCCCTCGAAGAACTGCTAAGTGCGGTGGGCACAGTAGCGTTTCAGGGTGGCGGCGCACAGGGCGGCCCAAATCAACCCCTCGACGATATGAGGGTTGGCGGTGTCGAGGCGCAGCGGCGGGCTTGGACCGCGCTCAGGCACGGTTCATTGAGACACATTTCTCTATGTTCCTCGTTGACAATACCAGGGGTTCAGGGGTCTACTTGAGTCTCATCCGTACTTGAGTCCCATGCGAAACCCAGAGTTGAGCGAGACTTAAGAGAGCGATAGATTCGCATCCGCGGCGAAGGCGAGCTAAATCGCCTGCTTTGCATCCGCTTCGAAGAGTCTGGATGTCACCATCCTGGGATATTGCATAAGCTTGCTGGAATGCGCTCTCCGGTCAGATGCAGGTGTACAGCAAAACGCATCGCGGCGCCAGGAAAAGAGCAAGAGAAAGGACAGGAAGGGGGTCTCATGAAAGCCGATTCGGCCAAGGCCTCCGCGAGCCGCGGATTTTATTGGCCTATGGCTTTAACCAGAGCGAAGTACGCGGCGGTAGAGCTGTGCTGCGGCATGGGTGGGATTGGTATCGGACTCGCAGCGGCGAAATACAAGGTCGTGAAGGCGTACGACTCGTGGTCTGCCGCTACCGCGATCTACAACCACAACGCTCCGGAACCGGTCGCGAGCGTATGCAACCTCGTAACCGAAGAAGGCCTGGCCACGGTCAGGCGCGACCGCCGCAAGCTCGGTGACGTCGACCTTCTTGCCGCTGGTCCTCCCTGCAAGGGGTTCAGCCAAATCCGCAACGGCCATCACGATCGGCCCAACCCCCACAACCGCGTGCTACTGGCGATGCCGCAGTACGTGGCGCTCTTTCGGCCCCGGCTCGTACTGATCGAGAATGTACCCGACTTGGCACGGCACGATGGTGGTGAAACGCTACGCCTCCTCCTCGAGAACCTGGATCGCCCAGGTCCGCGGGGGCTCCGCTATCGGGTCGAGTACGGCGTCTACGATGCTGCTCTCTACGGAACACCTCAGGCCCGCCGGAGACTTCTGATCCTCGCGGTGCGGCACGGATCCGGTGAAGAGCATCTACCGGATAACTCAGCCGATCTAACAGCGCTGTACGCAAGCCTGCGGCACGGTGGAGAGATTCCTGCGGAGCTTGAGAGCTATGCCGAATGCCTGGCGGACCCAGACGACCTTTCTATGACCTCCGGGCGCCAAGCGCTGTCCGATCTCCCGGTACTGGGGGCGGGCGAGCCAGAGTTAGTGCGCTCGTATGCGACCCCCCCCCGCAACGCATACCAGCGAGCGATGCGTGCCGGGTCGTCTGACCCTCTCACCAACACGCGCACGCCCGCCGTTCGCAAGGAGACGATA
The Gammaproteobacteria bacterium DNA segment above includes these coding regions:
- a CDS encoding Panacea domain-containing protein — encoded protein: MLVHRSKEKLRNAIIYFVQNTKYCGKTKLFKLLYFLDFEHFSQTGRSVTGLEYFAWPKGPVPVEIFDEVESPGPILEGVVEVTKRTAYNGNVINDIAPLQGFSGEHFSKREMKLLVGLSKEYANSYADDMVEATHLENLPWHQIYEVEGQKQHLIPYELALKKSEYDQALKNIIDDKEFKENYS
- a CDS encoding TIGR03757 family integrating conjugative element protein, which codes for MVLGTPVWAGEVLSIEAFTTSERAISGADQGRLRSATVTIYTVDGLGRFESGLSADLPADPEAAKAEALRRIQQLDDTRMAPARSAAMGLARAVQYGVDCYPAVVFDGSAVIYGVTDLEDALERYAFWREGQAR
- a CDS encoding conjugal transfer protein TraG N-terminal domain-containing protein, encoding MSVDSYLELFTTLFGWAFYGVLWDVLVGTGIVYLPFLGILIDNWRDPAEGGQFGTATGLSLRRMEIELFLALLVVVLAGQPAALTPLNAGTLSYEPQPTLTDPTPATATVAAPQSTYGATGFNGSPVTVNIPVWWYAVLAMSSGFNHAVVEGLPAASDLRTYEQQARLATIADPRLRQETSDFFSECYVPARSKYQAQRPATAAVAGILTTYGEDDPDWMGSHVYRDTAGYYDTLRPTKQIPGWTYNPARDTEYDPATPPTWGKPTCKEWWEDGAQGLREKLIVEADATSAGFSGLVVAVAPILASEQQEDAVVRTVLNNAPPSWSSNELVAGNTASTGWLATAENIVKGGLTTGGVITASALFSVTMTAVLQALPMVQALMLLGVYALLPMIVVLSRYSLSMMAVGAMAIFTIKFWSVLWYLAMWVDQNLIQSMYPDVDVFLQIFANPGEHDAKRMLLNMITTSLYLGLPLLWSGMMAWVGVKVGRSITSASAPLTQTGEDAGRRGGAMAKATVGKGMRR
- a CDS encoding TIGR03756 family integrating conjugative element protein, with the translated sequence MRRYRITPLLLVLLLQVPLMTHAATITTPGIVAQTTAGALTCMRWMPVGLCFWLRCGWRGCRVRTSLKVGHYNPDLVVSAYNELGGNPWAEIRASLGLAQKAAATGLLGSLLPVPIDSAGNRTEGRSEPRGHKNMVFRETDAIGHPMGSLAGVAAGVGLLCQSQTTPFFPYFQSALDILSWRQEVPEIFYPASWIPGLREIGSWPLQTWGNVHPRTGWTTQAEEPKAAAINAQRAGDIVTRAAQPHVYVPLSGSSYMHNDVTRILDRWVDDGFGNLLNRWFAFFSGQKVWPPGPLMEKNHRTGTWQMLVPRPESSCRVFGTNDLNSIGGWGGGRVDAAGDYAWNLWRPYKCCRRRGQWFLFDIDWFAYPP
- the dcm gene encoding DNA (cytosine-5-)-methyltransferase → MKADSAKASASRGFYWPMALTRAKYAAVELCCGMGGIGIGLAAAKYKVVKAYDSWSAATAIYNHNAPEPVASVCNLVTEEGLATVRRDRRKLGDVDLLAAGPPCKGFSQIRNGHHDRPNPHNRVLLAMPQYVALFRPRLVLIENVPDLARHDGGETLRLLLENLDRPGPRGLRYRVEYGVYDAALYGTPQARRRLLILAVRHGSGEEHLPDNSADLTALYASLRHGGEIPAELESYAECLADPDDLSMTSGRQALSDLPVLGAGEPELVRSYATPPRNAYQRAMRAGSSDPLTNTRTPAVRKETIQRLKMIPPGGCARDIPRHKLNGLSRRYDSAYRRLHPDAPSTALSTKYDCVYHFSEHRSLSVREYARLQGIPDRISFPEELACRRFAYEMIGNSVPPFLIHGVLMEIAESTRRRKAG
- a CDS encoding integrating conjugative element protein; the protein is MIAHPAQHCEITTGRGRHRPLAAGLLTFLLASPSVHAAQGPTEDGLWYYEIGGAEPVSAPANPSVVSVTLGGSAQLGLGYSCGKFDPVRAVTHSLNEIKSGADDMMSAMTAAASSAIAALPALILQRANPGLYDLFQNALLKAEETMKLATKSCEQMEAEIAQGKNPYADLITLSKGNDWKVQMGIGGNDAVTAKDSVEASNGDNGVPWIGGQAGGAGQPTLRFTGDIVQAGYNINMNRPITSTAAVPAASATRLSEIWPTPAAARIWVVDVVGENIVTTCDTCRKDSIPGTGLLPKLHSEAAGVTVELQNLVSGAAPPTLANLERITAPGVAVTRQVIEAIREMPATEQGLIIGRLVAEVSQARTVEKALYARRLLLSGRQVPEVYATEVARQHADTAITELDKEIESLLFETRVRREVVSDTLIVLLQRAAARRQASLDVPQTHPTDPRPLIHGRVQ
- a CDS encoding SOS response-associated peptidase, whose protein sequence is MCTRYITPDQRAIEGYVSHVPPWWQQAYDVRITSLVPVVRAAADGERALEQMYWTLLPPKSDKKAWRMPTWNLRGERLEESRMYASPFKSRRCLLPAAGFYEWPEVNGEKQRHCIRPADGSMFLFAGLWNSWSSKDGTDEGATVGIVTTEANDFMRPFHNTGKNPYRMPVILDLKLGDTWMFGEVDEARELVRPCPNEWLQAYPVSRNLGNVPAQMEPVGEVIGPGKSS